Proteins encoded in a region of the Candidatus Methylomirabilis lanthanidiphila genome:
- a CDS encoding AIG2-like family protein, which translates to MFYFAYGSNMERVQLKRLCPTAKFVAAATLADCELTFSGNSPMWGGGIADIRERPGKTVEGVVWEISEADRKVLDGYEGYPALYLHKEIQVSSREGKTIRAFAYSMANPGREMSPSKRYKQLLIAGAEEHGLSDEYIDFLESIRPLT; encoded by the coding sequence ATGTTCTACTTCGCCTACGGTTCAAACATGGAGCGGGTCCAGCTCAAACGTCTCTGTCCAACGGCGAAGTTTGTCGCAGCGGCAACCCTCGCGGACTGCGAGCTGACCTTCTCCGGAAACTCCCCGATGTGGGGCGGCGGCATCGCAGACATCCGCGAGCGGCCCGGAAAAACCGTCGAAGGGGTGGTATGGGAGATCAGCGAGGCCGACCGAAAGGTGTTGGACGGGTACGAAGGCTACCCCGCGCTCTACCTACACAAGGAGATTCAGGTGAGCAGCCGCGAAGGCAAGACGATCAGGGCGTTTGCCTACAGTATGGCCAATCCGGGCCGTGAGATGTCGCCTTCGAAACGGTATAAACAGTTGCTGATCGCCGGCGCCGAGGAACACGGCCTGTCCGATGAGTACATTGATTTTCTGGAGTCCATTCGACCTCTGACGTAA
- a CDS encoding aspartyl/glutamyl-tRNA amidotransferase subunit B, with protein sequence MELETRNSKLETRYEAVIGLEVHAQLLTRSKVFCGCSAAFGAPPNSQTCPVCLGMPGALPVLNRRAIEFAIKTALALGCDITSVCRFHRKNYFYPDMPKNYQISQYELPLAWGGSIDVPADDTTRRVRIHRLHLEEDVGKLLHAGTLHAADYSLVDFNRSGVPLMEIVSEPDIRTPEEAAEYLRQLRAILVYLGVCDGNMEEGSLRCDANVSLRPVGSEELGVKAEVKNMNSFKNVQKALAYEIQRQAKVLDEGGKIVQETRLWDADQELTLSMRSKEYAHDYRYFPEPDLVPLAASPQWIEEIRATLPELPPQRRGRFVREYGIPDYDAAVLTASRPLADYYEEVAKASREPKLASNWVMVELLGYLNKDGREITDSPIPPAGLTALLTLLQRGTISGKIAKTVFEQMYQTGKSAELIVKEQGLTQISDQDELRRIVEEVLAAHPGPVADYRKGKVQSLTFLVGMIMKASRGKANPKVANELLIARLKGEEPGGDR encoded by the coding sequence ATGGAACTCGAAACTCGAAACTCGAAACTCGAAACTCGGTATGAAGCGGTCATCGGGCTGGAGGTGCATGCTCAGCTCCTGACCAGATCCAAGGTCTTCTGCGGCTGCAGCGCCGCCTTCGGCGCCCCGCCGAACAGCCAGACCTGTCCCGTCTGTCTGGGAATGCCGGGTGCGTTGCCGGTCCTGAACCGGCGAGCGATCGAGTTCGCCATCAAGACCGCGCTCGCCCTGGGATGCGACATCACGTCTGTGTGCCGCTTCCACCGGAAGAACTACTTCTACCCCGACATGCCGAAAAACTACCAGATCTCACAGTACGAACTCCCCCTCGCCTGGGGAGGGTCGATCGACGTCCCCGCCGATGACACGACCAGGCGCGTCCGCATCCATCGGCTTCATCTCGAGGAGGACGTCGGCAAGCTGCTGCACGCCGGGACGCTTCACGCAGCAGACTATAGCCTGGTAGACTTTAACCGCAGCGGCGTGCCGTTGATGGAGATCGTCAGCGAACCCGACATCCGCACTCCGGAGGAGGCCGCAGAATATCTGCGGCAGCTTCGGGCGATCCTCGTCTACCTGGGCGTCTGCGACGGCAACATGGAGGAAGGCAGCCTACGTTGCGATGCCAATGTCTCCCTGCGACCAGTCGGGAGCGAGGAGCTGGGCGTCAAGGCTGAGGTCAAGAACATGAACTCCTTCAAGAATGTTCAGAAGGCCTTAGCCTATGAGATCCAGCGACAGGCAAAGGTCCTTGACGAGGGAGGCAAGATCGTCCAGGAAACCAGGTTGTGGGACGCCGATCAGGAGCTGACGTTGTCGATGCGGAGCAAGGAGTATGCGCATGACTACCGCTACTTCCCTGAGCCCGACCTGGTCCCGTTAGCCGCCTCACCGCAGTGGATCGAGGAGATCCGCGCAACGCTTCCTGAACTGCCACCGCAACGCCGCGGTCGGTTTGTCCGTGAGTACGGGATTCCGGATTACGACGCGGCGGTCCTCACGGCATCCAGACCGCTGGCCGACTACTACGAGGAGGTCGCCAAGGCCTCCCGCGAACCGAAGCTCGCCAGCAACTGGGTGATGGTGGAGCTGTTGGGCTATTTGAACAAGGATGGCCGCGAGATTACCGACAGCCCGATCCCGCCGGCTGGGCTGACTGCGCTGCTGACGCTGCTCCAGCGTGGGACGATCAGCGGGAAGATCGCCAAAACGGTCTTTGAACAGATGTATCAGACCGGGAAATCGGCCGAGCTGATTGTCAAGGAGCAGGGCCTGACGCAGATCTCAGACCAGGATGAACTGCGCCGGATTGTTGAGGAGGTGCTTGCCGCACACCCCGGGCCGGTCGCCGATTACCGGAAAGGGAAGGTGCAGAGCCTGACCTTCCTGGTCGGCATGATCATGAAGGCCAGTCGCGGGAAGGCCAACCCCAAGGTGGCCAACGAGTTGCTGATCGCGCGACTCAAGGGCGAGGAGCCCGGAGGGGACAGGTGA